ATTAACATCAGTTTTATCTAAGTTCCCCCTTCCCTTAATCCTCGTTCATATCCCCAATCAGCAACGACTAGGGAGAGTTTGCCGATAGCCAAGGGCTAAGAGATGACAGAGTTGGTGATATAGTAACTAAAGATCACACTTAAATCTAACCTTGCCATAGATGCACAATCTCGAATCTGGCAACCCCAAAAATCTCCCGTCTCTAACATCAGTTTTAGCGATGAAATGAGGTAAGAATTTTGACCAAAATACTTAGCGATCGCATTGCCGTTTATCTGCTCATCGGTGGACTCCTGTTTAGAATAATCATCGCTCTGGGGCTTTATCCCGGGTACGATGAGGCATATTATTACGTTTACAGCCATAATCTAGATTGGAGTTATTTCGATCATCCGCCAATAGTAGCGATTTCCACGGGTTTTGGGACTTGGATCACGGGATTAGTCAATCAATTTACCATTCGCTTCGGTACTCTCCTTCTCTATACCGGCAGCCTCTGCTTGCTATATCTGACGGCTTTAAAATTGTTCAGTCTGCCGGTCGCCAGAATGACTTTAGCGATCGCTACTCTCATCCCCATCTATGGGATCGTCTTCGGGATTCTCTCGCAGCCAGATAGTCCTTTAATCTTTTTTTGGTCATTAACAGTCTATTTAGCTGCCCAAGAATTCTGGCCAATTCGGGGAAAAAACTATCATCCTAGCTATCGTCTCGCTTATATTGGACTTGCCGTAGGATTGGCGGTTTTAAGTAAATATCATGGCTTTATTTTGGGCTTTGGTTTAGTTTTATTTTGTCTGACCACTCCCCGCTATTGGCCTGTATTTAGATCGCCCTGGTTGGGATTAGGATTTATTCTTTTTTTGATAACTTTATTGCCGATTATCTACTGGAATATTAACCATGATTGGATTTCCTTTCGCTTTCATCTAGAAGACCGTTTTTCTGGAGAACCCAAAACCTTTAATATTCTTGGTATTCTCTCGGTTATTGGCATTAGTATCGCCACGATGTTTCCTCCTTTCGGTTTGCCGATGTGGTGGGTGACATTTAAAAGCTTTGGCGAACAAATCCCTAACTTTCTCTCGAAAAAAAGATTTTTTCAGCGAGATGAAGAATCCCTCAAAAAATGGTTAATTCTTTCGGTTTCTCTGCCTTTAATACTGGGAATGCTTTATGTGGGTGCTTCCCATTATCTCGCCCCTAGTTGGATTTTACCCGGGTTTTGGTCCTGCACGATTTTATTAGGAGAAAAGGCCAATACTTGGCAGCAATCTTCTCGAATCTGGGTAACAAGATGGTTATGGGGATCGGGAATTTTTATCGTTACTGTTTTATCTATAGCAATGCTTCACGTTACTTTTGGCACTTTCCAAAAACCTAGTCAATACGCAATTTTTGGGGGAATTATTGCCCCAGAACAGGACCCTTCTCGGGAAATTGTCGATATCGA
This Microcystis wesenbergii NRERC-220 DNA region includes the following protein-coding sequences:
- a CDS encoding ArnT family glycosyltransferase; this translates as MTKILSDRIAVYLLIGGLLFRIIIALGLYPGYDEAYYYVYSHNLDWSYFDHPPIVAISTGFGTWITGLVNQFTIRFGTLLLYTGSLCLLYLTALKLFSLPVARMTLAIATLIPIYGIVFGILSQPDSPLIFFWSLTVYLAAQEFWPIRGKNYHPSYRLAYIGLAVGLAVLSKYHGFILGFGLVLFCLTTPRYWPVFRSPWLGLGFILFLITLLPIIYWNINHDWISFRFHLEDRFSGEPKTFNILGILSVIGISIATMFPPFGLPMWWVTFKSFGEQIPNFLSKKRFFQRDEESLKKWLILSVSLPLILGMLYVGASHYLAPSWILPGFWSCTILLGEKANTWQQSSRIWVTRWLWGSGIFIVTVLSIAMLHVTFGTFQKPSQYAIFGGIIAPEQDPSREIVDIDQLRQGFANSPELLALLKDSSFVFTHSFYVTAWLDMALYPLVPIPVTCFNNDQRGYQIWFNPQEWIGKNGLLITTNSSLERPEIIDRYRPYFQDITKVAVIPIKRGGVAIEQFHVYQAKGLIKTYP